A genomic segment from bacterium encodes:
- the lipA gene encoding lipoyl synthase yields the protein MSRQYPMTSVQVDYIKKKTEEVQEKEPLKRPEWLKVKIPIGEKFSEIKNLVGSKKLHTVCEEARCPNLSECWNRGTATFMILGDTCTRSCGFCAVKTGKPTWLDKDEPRRVAESVRTMNLRHAVITSVNRDELQDGGSMIFAETIRAIRKAIPTCRIEVLIPDFKGNFENLKNVIDAHPDILNHNTETVPRLYQVVRPQANYAQTLEVLDRSKKNGMITKSGLMLGLGEKNDEVLAVMDDLRKVDLDILTLGQYLQPTKEHIPVDRFVHPDDFAMFREKGLAMGFRVVESGPLVRSSYHADEQTDVVADSFVRRDSVQIL from the coding sequence ATGTCCCGTCAATATCCGATGACTTCCGTACAGGTTGACTACATCAAAAAGAAAACCGAAGAAGTTCAGGAAAAAGAACCGCTCAAGCGCCCCGAATGGCTCAAAGTCAAAATTCCGATCGGTGAAAAATTTTCGGAAATCAAAAACCTTGTCGGTTCCAAAAAACTGCATACCGTCTGCGAAGAAGCCCGTTGCCCTAATCTGTCCGAATGTTGGAATCGCGGCACGGCCACGTTTATGATACTCGGCGATACCTGTACCCGCAGTTGCGGTTTTTGTGCGGTCAAAACAGGTAAACCGACATGGCTCGATAAAGATGAACCCCGGCGCGTTGCCGAGTCCGTGCGAACGATGAATCTTCGCCATGCCGTAATCACGTCCGTCAATCGGGATGAATTGCAAGATGGCGGTTCTATGATTTTTGCCGAAACGATTCGCGCAATTCGTAAAGCCATTCCCACATGCCGCATCGAAGTACTGATCCCTGATTTTAAGGGCAATTTTGAAAATCTCAAAAACGTCATTGATGCGCACCCTGATATACTCAATCACAATACGGAAACTGTTCCGCGTTTGTATCAGGTCGTACGCCCTCAAGCCAACTATGCACAAACGTTGGAGGTACTCGATCGCTCCAAGAAAAACGGCATGATCACCAAAAGCGGACTCATGCTCGGTCTTGGCGAAAAAAACGATGAAGTACTTGCCGTCATGGACGATCTGCGAAAAGTGGATTTGGACATACTCACACTCGGCCAATATCTCCAGCCTACCAAAGAACATATCCCCGTGGATCGTTTTGTTCATCCCGATGATTTTGCCATGTTCCGCGAAAAAGGCCTGGCTATGGGTTTTCGTGTGGTCGAGTCCGGACCGCTGGTACGGAGTTCGTATCACGCCGATGAACAGACCGATGTGGTGGCCGATTCTTTTGTTCGCCGCGACAGCGTCCAAATTTTATAA
- a CDS encoding M50 family metallopeptidase: MEETTSHTTETGPAGPSQSSPNGRGFFRSNGLILALVAVSIALDFFPFTGMILLPFEFFTTFVHESGHAIASLIMGESVSRIVINPDTSGYMQHTVSGGRLAQGFIASAGYLGAALFAGILIIMSGRRNLARVILAVIGIGFAVAIIFYVRDFFTLAVSGGLCVVLLLLAFKGGTWLNYIVINFLAVQCALNAVSDALTLVRLSMGATRSRYSLGHSDADTVAQLFFLPAIVWSILWVITAVAILYYALKISARFQASAKPPQPSAG, encoded by the coding sequence TTGGAAGAAACCACATCACATACAACCGAAACCGGCCCCGCCGGTCCATCCCAATCTTCACCTAACGGTAGAGGGTTTTTTCGCAGCAACGGTTTAATCCTTGCTCTTGTCGCGGTATCTATCGCTCTAGATTTTTTCCCGTTTACCGGCATGATCCTTCTGCCGTTTGAGTTTTTCACCACATTCGTTCACGAAAGCGGTCACGCCATCGCCAGCCTGATCATGGGCGAATCGGTCAGTCGCATTGTCATCAATCCTGATACCAGCGGTTATATGCAACACACCGTTTCCGGCGGTAGATTAGCGCAAGGCTTCATCGCGAGTGCGGGTTATCTGGGCGCAGCATTATTCGCAGGCATTTTGATCATCATGAGTGGTCGGCGAAATCTGGCGCGGGTTATTTTAGCCGTGATCGGTATCGGGTTTGCCGTAGCCATTATTTTTTATGTGCGTGATTTTTTTACATTAGCTGTTAGCGGTGGCCTATGCGTTGTCTTGCTGTTACTCGCTTTCAAAGGCGGTACATGGCTCAACTATATTGTGATTAATTTTCTCGCCGTACAATGTGCGCTTAACGCCGTCAGCGACGCATTGACTCTGGTACGTCTGTCTATGGGAGCGACACGAAGCCGCTATAGTCTCGGCCATTCGGATGCGGACACCGTGGCGCAATTGTTTTTTTTACCGGCCATAGTGTGGTCCATTCTGTGGGTCATTACCGCTGTAGCGATTTTGTATTATGCGTTAAAAATCAGCGCGCGCTTTCAAGCTTCTGCCAAACCACCACAACCCTCCGCCGGATAA
- the hxpB gene encoding hexitol phosphatase HxpB produces MIKSVIFDMDGLLINSEPFWRQAEREVFADLGIALTDADCERTMGWRFDEVVHYWYKRKPWSGVDLYTVEQRVVDRVIALSTTHGKVMPGVYHALDFFTKHVGKLALASSSAMRIIQAVLTHLKIKDRFEVIHSAEYEPYGKPHPGIFITTAERLNVNPTECLVIEDSLSGVIAAKAARMLAACVPDTAAAGKPQWCIADIQLASLDAWDDKTWAKVNAL; encoded by the coding sequence ATGATAAAATCGGTTATTTTTGATATGGACGGGCTTTTGATCAATTCAGAACCCTTTTGGAGGCAAGCCGAACGTGAAGTATTCGCTGATTTGGGCATCGCTCTAACGGATGCGGACTGCGAACGCACGATGGGTTGGCGGTTTGATGAAGTCGTTCACTATTGGTATAAACGTAAACCGTGGAGCGGTGTTGATCTTTATACCGTAGAGCAGCGCGTGGTGGACCGCGTCATAGCCCTATCCACAACGCACGGCAAAGTTATGCCAGGTGTATATCATGCTTTGGATTTTTTTACAAAACACGTCGGCAAATTGGCTTTAGCTTCATCGTCCGCTATGCGCATTATCCAGGCCGTTCTTACTCATCTAAAAATCAAAGATCGTTTTGAAGTTATCCACTCCGCAGAATATGAACCCTACGGTAAACCGCATCCGGGAATTTTTATCACGACAGCGGAGCGGCTCAACGTCAACCCGACAGAATGCCTCGTCATCGAAGATTCACTTAGTGGCGTGATCGCTGCTAAAGCGGCCCGTATGTTGGCCGCATGCGTACCGGATACCGCGGCAGCGGGCAAACCGCAGTGGTGTATTGCCGATATTCAACTTGCTTCATTAGACGCTTGGGACGATAAAACATGGGCTAAGGTCAACGCTTTATGA
- a CDS encoding DEAD/DEAH box helicase: protein MSTFKEYSLSPEVQKAIEEMGFVTPSEIQAKAIPLLLSHHGDFVGQAQTGTGKTAAFGIPLIEKIDPSAKTVQAIILSPTRELAVQISEELKKLSKHKRLRILPIYGGQDIGVQLRALRQGVQIVVGTPGRVVDHLHRGTLQLSQIKHFVLDEADEMLDMGFLEEIEEILTHAGTERSIWLFSATLSSQIRGIAKRFMTEPREVKIQKNTATTENTEEIYYAVQEHNKFEALCRLIDHAKEMYAIVFCQTKAQCAEVAERLVLKGFKAEALHGDMNQAQREHVMRKFKAKGVRLLIATDVAARGIDVNDLTHVINYSLPMESESYIHRIGRTGRAGKTGIAITLVTPSENYKLRRLEGNTRKRITKSTIPGIQEIMEANIDRTITEFEEALKNPTGFDRYFDRWKPILKKYETEEIMRGLVTLLCREFLEKYEDDKELNVPDNFGQRSGMRDRSYAPRAEMTELRINVGAQHNLQTGTLVGKICNLARLEGRQVGKVFINEDHSVFRVDAESVDRVIRSLTGITIGGKKAVVERTDGRSGGAPRMPFAKRSTHTKEDSPFRKSRTYKKDHSS from the coding sequence ATGTCCACATTCAAAGAGTATTCTCTTAGTCCCGAAGTGCAAAAAGCCATCGAAGAAATGGGTTTTGTCACACCGTCTGAAATTCAAGCAAAAGCCATTCCTCTGCTTTTATCACACCATGGCGATTTTGTAGGCCAGGCACAAACCGGTACCGGTAAAACCGCGGCTTTTGGCATCCCGCTCATCGAAAAAATTGATCCCTCCGCTAAAACGGTACAAGCTATTATTCTTTCCCCGACACGCGAATTAGCCGTGCAAATCAGCGAGGAATTAAAAAAATTAAGTAAACATAAACGCTTGCGCATTCTTCCGATTTACGGCGGTCAAGATATCGGCGTACAGCTCCGTGCGTTGCGCCAAGGCGTGCAGATCGTCGTCGGTACGCCCGGTCGCGTTGTAGATCACTTGCATCGCGGCACATTACAGCTTTCGCAGATCAAACACTTTGTCCTCGATGAAGCCGACGAAATGCTCGACATGGGTTTTCTGGAGGAAATCGAAGAAATTCTTACGCATGCGGGCACCGAACGCAGCATCTGGCTTTTTTCGGCCACACTCAGCAGTCAAATTCGCGGTATTGCCAAACGATTTATGACCGAGCCGCGTGAAGTGAAAATTCAAAAAAACACGGCCACGACGGAAAACACGGAAGAGATTTATTACGCCGTACAGGAACATAATAAATTTGAAGCGTTATGCCGGCTTATTGATCACGCCAAAGAAATGTACGCGATCGTTTTCTGTCAAACCAAAGCTCAATGCGCCGAAGTCGCCGAGCGCTTGGTACTCAAAGGATTTAAAGCCGAGGCTTTGCACGGCGACATGAATCAGGCCCAACGCGAGCATGTAATGCGTAAATTTAAAGCTAAAGGCGTACGGCTGTTGATCGCGACGGACGTTGCTGCGCGTGGCATTGACGTCAATGATCTTACGCACGTCATCAATTATTCGCTGCCGATGGAATCTGAAAGCTATATTCACCGCATCGGTCGTACCGGACGTGCCGGCAAAACAGGAATTGCCATTACCCTGGTAACCCCGTCGGAAAATTATAAGCTTCGTCGGCTTGAAGGTAATACACGTAAACGTATTACCAAATCCACGATTCCCGGCATACAAGAAATCATGGAAGCCAACATTGACCGGACGATTACAGAATTTGAAGAGGCGTTGAAAAATCCGACCGGGTTTGATCGTTATTTTGACCGGTGGAAACCCATACTCAAAAAATATGAAACCGAAGAAATCATGCGCGGTTTGGTAACCTTGCTTTGCCGTGAATTTTTGGAAAAATACGAAGACGACAAAGAACTTAATGTACCGGATAATTTCGGACAGCGTAGCGGAATGCGTGACCGCAGCTATGCGCCGCGTGCAGAGATGACCGAACTGCGTATCAATGTCGGTGCACAGCACAATCTGCAAACCGGCACACTTGTCGGAAAAATATGTAATCTGGCGCGCCTTGAAGGACGGCAAGTAGGCAAAGTATTTATCAATGAAGATCATTCCGTGTTCCGCGTGGATGCCGAATCCGTGGATCGTGTGATCCGTTCCCTCACAGGCATTACCATCGGCGGAAAAAAAGCCGTCGTCGAGCGAACCGATGGACGCTCCGGCGGCGCACCGCGTATGCCCTTCGCCAAACGATCAACTCACACAAAAGAGGATTCCCCGTTTCGTAAATCACGAACATATAAGAAAGATCATTCTTCTTAA
- a CDS encoding tandem-95 repeat protein yields MLKVRLTGIAVWAAVLLSFFAQTAHSQSNARGMFEFVSRVGNPDDGATDLVLDGKTLFVANKFSGLQIIDISDIRRPIIRSRTKSEGQNFGIAKKDKMVFLSDNKAGLVVYDVTSLSKPKLVTSFETRGEAWDVQIKDNYAFVAAGLAGLLVIDITDPKAPKEVGSLRFDKDWDFARQLLIRENRLYLADRKAGVHIINIENPLAPKEIKRFPTQFAEGLDVWDNYICVADGPSGFVILDITNPEKIRQIASQTLPGHANRIFKEGPYVYIGVDDAGIRAYDVSNPAKPFFDARYDTPGQTFGMIKYDIFLVAADLNAVLFLTHNKPPVITRSGDKVIAENQTLRFKIKGMDPDNNPIGFSANFIPQGASFDIKDTVFSWTPSFEQSGVYEGVVFSATEKTQSALFSRDTIKITVNNVNRAPALPSTGNYTVDENKELAFTINKPTDPDIEDTTSLKVELTNPPTGATFDSKTLAFKWVPAYDQSGVYTLSFVVTDGSGATDTKQTTLTVKNINRPPMFDALAASFTTDENKPVSFTVVASDLDKEDAGKLELGGFNIPPGATFDRSSGVLTWTPSYDQSGKYDGIYFIVRDAEGLSDTVNTSITVNHVNRPPFFATVDAQKIDEVKPLSFKIAAADADAEDDGKLTIKATTVPQGAIYNEITRTLTWTPTYDQSGDYTAVFKVTDPAGASDEMTVPVQVVNINRAPSIAAVPAQNADENKAYTLVVTEGTDPDKEDVGKLTYKAENLPQGATFDPATRTIAWTPTYDQSGVYEGVKVTVTDALGLTATTTFRFTVKNINRPPVMEVIAAQTSDEQKPLAFQVKFSDPDKEDANRLTVAAAGMPLGASFAGGNFTWTPTFDQAGNYTVKFTVTDFEKLSDTKEAVITINNVNRPPVLAAILAQAATENTPFTFTVPAANDPDKEDAGKLTYKAEGLPEGANFDAATRVVKWTPTYDQSGDHNIRITVTDVLGVADNKELVIKVKNVNRTPVVADVAAQNGDENAKMEFRIETSDPDKEDADKLKVVAEQMPQGATFANNTFSWTPTYDQAGTYRVTFRATDVAGGFAVKTAVITIKNVNRNPALGAINNQTADENKFMTFTVSASDPDKEDQIRLNVTASDLPKGATYAAGKFSWMPGYDQAGDYTVKFTAKDPSGGEDVKSVSIKVNNTNRAPKMNAVGTKNGKEGSEISFSASASDPDNDNLSFSLVGGPSGATMSSDGKFTWTPQTGQSGTFNFTVKVSDGTAEASAPVTVIVAKAPQGGGQ; encoded by the coding sequence ATGCTCAAAGTACGTTTAACCGGTATTGCGGTTTGGGCCGCAGTGCTTCTGTCTTTTTTTGCACAAACGGCACACAGCCAATCCAATGCGCGCGGCATGTTCGAATTTGTGTCCCGCGTGGGAAATCCAGACGACGGCGCGACAGACCTCGTTTTGGACGGAAAAACGCTTTTTGTTGCCAATAAATTCAGCGGCCTTCAGATCATTGATATTTCCGATATCCGCCGCCCGATTATTCGCAGCCGTACCAAATCGGAAGGTCAAAATTTTGGTATTGCCAAAAAAGACAAGATGGTGTTTTTATCGGATAATAAAGCCGGTTTGGTTGTCTATGATGTTACCAGTTTGTCCAAACCTAAACTCGTGACATCCTTTGAAACGCGCGGTGAAGCGTGGGACGTCCAGATCAAAGATAATTATGCTTTCGTAGCGGCCGGTCTTGCCGGTCTTCTCGTTATTGACATTACAGATCCCAAAGCGCCTAAAGAAGTCGGTTCTCTGCGTTTTGATAAAGATTGGGACTTTGCGCGTCAGCTTTTGATTCGTGAAAACCGTTTGTACCTTGCTGATCGTAAAGCCGGCGTACATATCATCAATATCGAAAACCCTCTTGCGCCCAAAGAGATCAAACGTTTTCCTACGCAGTTTGCCGAAGGTTTGGATGTGTGGGATAACTACATCTGTGTGGCAGACGGGCCGAGCGGTTTTGTGATTTTGGATATCACCAATCCCGAAAAAATCAGACAAATTGCATCGCAAACATTACCCGGCCATGCGAATCGTATCTTCAAAGAAGGGCCGTACGTCTATATCGGTGTTGACGATGCGGGTATTCGCGCCTATGATGTGAGCAATCCGGCAAAACCGTTTTTTGATGCGCGCTACGATACGCCGGGTCAAACATTCGGTATGATCAAATATGATATTTTCCTTGTTGCGGCAGATTTGAATGCGGTTCTTTTTCTCACGCATAACAAACCTCCGGTCATTACACGTTCCGGCGATAAGGTCATAGCCGAAAACCAGACGTTGCGTTTTAAAATCAAAGGTATGGATCCGGATAACAATCCGATCGGTTTTTCTGCCAATTTTATTCCTCAAGGCGCATCGTTTGATATCAAAGATACGGTTTTTTCGTGGACACCTTCTTTCGAACAATCCGGCGTATATGAGGGAGTAGTATTCTCCGCGACAGAAAAAACACAATCCGCATTATTTTCGCGTGATACGATCAAAATCACCGTAAATAATGTCAATCGCGCCCCGGCGCTTCCTTCCACGGGAAATTACACGGTAGATGAAAATAAAGAATTGGCTTTTACGATCAATAAACCGACCGATCCGGATATCGAAGATACGACAAGCCTCAAAGTCGAATTGACTAATCCGCCAACCGGTGCAACGTTTGACAGTAAGACGCTGGCTTTCAAGTGGGTTCCCGCTTACGATCAATCCGGTGTATACACATTGTCTTTTGTGGTGACGGACGGCAGTGGTGCAACGGATACCAAACAAACAACGTTGACGGTTAAAAACATCAATCGCCCTCCTATGTTTGATGCGCTTGCGGCATCGTTCACGACGGACGAAAACAAGCCGGTATCATTTACGGTCGTCGCCAGCGATTTGGATAAAGAAGACGCCGGTAAGTTGGAGTTGGGTGGATTCAATATTCCTCCCGGCGCAACGTTTGACCGCAGCAGCGGTGTTTTAACGTGGACACCTTCGTATGACCAATCGGGCAAATACGACGGGATTTATTTTATCGTGCGTGATGCCGAAGGATTGAGCGACACCGTCAATACATCAATCACCGTAAACCACGTCAATCGTCCACCTTTCTTTGCTACCGTGGATGCGCAAAAGATTGATGAAGTGAAACCGTTATCATTCAAAATAGCGGCGGCGGATGCCGATGCCGAAGACGACGGCAAGCTGACAATCAAAGCGACGACCGTACCCCAAGGTGCAATATATAATGAAATAACCCGCACCTTGACATGGACGCCGACCTATGATCAATCCGGCGACTATACGGCTGTATTCAAAGTAACCGATCCGGCCGGTGCCAGCGATGAAATGACCGTACCTGTCCAAGTCGTGAATATCAATCGCGCGCCAAGTATCGCTGCAGTTCCTGCGCAAAATGCGGATGAAAATAAAGCCTATACGTTGGTCGTAACGGAAGGAACGGATCCGGATAAAGAAGACGTAGGCAAGCTTACTTACAAAGCTGAAAATCTACCGCAAGGTGCGACTTTCGATCCGGCGACGCGTACGATCGCATGGACACCGACGTACGATCAATCCGGCGTATATGAAGGTGTCAAAGTAACCGTTACCGATGCACTTGGACTTACAGCTACGACGACATTTCGTTTCACGGTCAAAAATATCAATCGTCCTCCGGTAATGGAAGTGATTGCAGCGCAAACTTCGGATGAGCAGAAACCGTTGGCTTTCCAGGTCAAATTTTCCGATCCGGATAAAGAAGATGCGAATCGTTTGACGGTAGCTGCGGCCGGAATGCCGCTAGGCGCTTCGTTTGCCGGCGGTAATTTTACGTGGACACCGACGTTTGATCAAGCGGGTAACTATACGGTTAAATTTACGGTAACTGATTTTGAAAAATTATCGGACACCAAAGAAGCGGTCATAACGATTAATAACGTCAATCGTCCGCCGGTATTGGCTGCGATCCTTGCGCAAGCCGCGACAGAAAACACTCCTTTCACATTTACCGTTCCTGCAGCGAACGACCCGGACAAAGAAGATGCCGGCAAGCTCACGTATAAAGCAGAAGGATTGCCGGAAGGTGCAAATTTTGATGCGGCAACACGTGTCGTCAAGTGGACACCGACGTATGATCAATCCGGCGATCACAATATACGTATTACGGTTACGGATGTATTGGGCGTCGCGGATAACAAAGAACTCGTAATCAAAGTTAAGAATGTAAACCGCACCCCTGTTGTAGCGGATGTGGCCGCGCAAAACGGCGATGAAAATGCGAAGATGGAGTTTCGCATTGAAACCAGTGATCCGGATAAAGAAGATGCGGACAAACTGAAAGTAGTGGCGGAGCAAATGCCACAAGGCGCTACGTTTGCCAATAACACATTTAGCTGGACACCGACGTACGATCAAGCCGGGACCTATCGCGTAACTTTCCGCGCAACGGATGTTGCCGGAGGATTTGCCGTCAAAACGGCCGTGATCACCATCAAAAATGTAAACCGCAATCCTGCCCTCGGTGCGATCAATAATCAGACAGCCGACGAAAATAAATTTATGACATTTACAGTGTCAGCCAGCGATCCGGATAAAGAAGATCAAATTCGCTTAAATGTTACGGCTTCGGACCTTCCGAAAGGCGCGACGTATGCGGCGGGTAAATTCTCATGGATGCCCGGATATGATCAAGCCGGAGATTATACGGTGAAGTTTACAGCTAAGGATCCAAGCGGCGGTGAAGATGTAAAATCTGTTTCCATCAAAGTGAATAATACTAATCGTGCACCGAAAATGAATGCTGTTGGGACAAAAAATGGCAAAGAAGGATCTGAAATTTCATTCAGTGCATCAGCCAGTGATCCGGACAATGATAATCTGTCGTTCAGCCTCGTTGGCGGCCCTTCGGGTGCAACTATGAGCAGTGATGGGAAATTTACGTGGACACCGCAAACCGGTCAGTCGGGCACATTTAACTTTACAGTCAAAGTAAGTGATGGTACGGCCGAAGCGTCTGCTCCGGTTACCGTAATTGTTGCCAAAGCACCACAAGGCGGCGGTCAATAA
- a CDS encoding histidine triad nucleotide-binding protein, with protein MNDCIFCKIADHRIPSKPVYEDSDVIAFDDLHPKAPTHILLIPKKHIEKLSDMTGDDSKLGGKLLLAVGKVAEAAGIKDNGFRVVVNNGKYAGQEVFHLHLHILGGKPMGWNPA; from the coding sequence ATGAATGATTGTATTTTTTGCAAAATCGCCGATCACCGTATCCCGTCCAAACCTGTATATGAAGACAGCGATGTTATCGCGTTTGATGATCTGCATCCTAAAGCGCCTACTCATATTTTATTGATACCCAAAAAACATATCGAAAAATTATCCGACATGACGGGCGATGATTCGAAGCTCGGCGGAAAATTATTACTTGCCGTAGGCAAAGTCGCCGAAGCGGCCGGCATCAAAGACAATGGTTTTCGTGTCGTCGTAAATAACGGTAAATACGCCGGCCAAGAAGTTTTTCATCTTCATTTGCATATCCTTGGCGGCAAACCGATGGGTTGGAACCCTGCCTGA
- a CDS encoding DUF2147 domain-containing protein produces MKRFMILGLLMVVGLSAAFAGDPDAIIGKWYNEEGTAQIEIYKQGSQYFGKIVWLKEPTYNANDVSDNEGEPLVKLGAEKVDFKNPDSGRRSQKIIGLVILRDFTYDSAEGEWSNGMIYDPKKGSDYKCYMQLMEQNKLKIRGFIGFSLIGRTSYWSRAN; encoded by the coding sequence ATGAAGCGTTTTATGATCCTCGGTTTACTTATGGTAGTCGGTTTGTCAGCCGCATTTGCGGGCGATCCGGATGCCATCATCGGTAAGTGGTACAATGAAGAAGGCACGGCACAGATCGAAATTTACAAACAAGGTTCACAGTATTTTGGCAAAATCGTATGGCTCAAAGAACCTACGTATAACGCCAATGATGTAAGCGATAATGAAGGCGAACCCTTAGTCAAACTTGGCGCCGAAAAAGTAGATTTCAAAAACCCCGATTCTGGTCGTCGCTCACAAAAAATCATCGGTTTGGTGATTTTGCGGGACTTCACGTATGATTCTGCTGAAGGTGAATGGAGCAACGGTATGATCTATGATCCCAAAAAAGGCTCTGATTATAAATGCTATATGCAGCTCATGGAACAGAATAAATTGAAAATCCGCGGATTCATAGGATTTTCATTGATCGGACGTACTTCGTATTGGAGTCGCGCCAATTAA
- a CDS encoding DNA alkylation repair protein gives MTPDEVITLLCQAHENEAHQPLAHVPPDLIQSRIKLALLKKIQKKISNDAALLENLWNTNIPEAQILVAMTSRHTSPDINLLKHRIETVQHPHVADALIESITPDLTDRKQWIDRWTSSPKEMVRRCGYTILALSGPAISEADCMAYLWNIVRDIHESPNFAREAMNKAVIAIGQISPRLNKEALFAVTQIGPVVLDHTDAPDALKILTDKKLQDKFKKSRL, from the coding sequence ATGACCCCGGATGAAGTTATAACTTTGTTATGCCAGGCTCACGAAAACGAGGCACACCAACCACTTGCGCACGTACCCCCCGATTTGATCCAATCGCGAATCAAGCTCGCATTACTCAAAAAAATTCAAAAGAAAATATCTAACGACGCGGCTTTGTTGGAAAACTTATGGAACACCAATATACCTGAAGCACAAATTTTGGTTGCAATGACCTCACGCCATACTTCACCCGATATTAATCTTCTAAAGCACCGTATAGAGACTGTACAGCACCCTCATGTTGCGGATGCGTTAATCGAAAGCATCACTCCCGACTTAACCGATCGAAAACAATGGATTGATCGCTGGACTTCATCCCCAAAAGAAATGGTGCGTCGGTGCGGTTATACGATTTTGGCACTATCCGGACCAGCCATTAGTGAAGCCGATTGCATGGCTTATTTGTGGAATATCGTACGTGATATTCACGAATCGCCCAATTTTGCTCGTGAAGCCATGAATAAAGCCGTCATCGCTATCGGCCAAATATCTCCACGGCTCAATAAAGAAGCGCTTTTTGCGGTGACACAAATCGGGCCGGTCGTGCTCGATCATACGGATGCACCCGATGCATTGAAAATATTAACCGATAAAAAACTGCAAGATAAATTTAAAAAAAGCCGTTTGTAG
- a CDS encoding GMP synthase: protein MISDSLARSLNQEQHLDWHASVTIRIAILDMNNGLRNLGIRNIKRIIDNFTYYVRVNGYAVDFQIDHFHVRDRNEVPENGYDIYISSGGPGSPLEETTTDWEEKFSKLLDQILEHNLSHENKQYFFGICHSFQLMAKKFEVGYISQRDKRNLGIVPIFRSEEGRQDYLFEGLQDKFYAFDNRDWQVTEPDAQRLKNMNALILSFEGSESHAGKAITGIRYSDEMESVQFHPEAEKSAILMRFTDPDEKSHIIEVLGDKAYEEFIQSVLNPNKLLRTYKAILPGFLRRSFNGLMNYYELPHLQKPIA from the coding sequence ATGATCTCAGATTCACTCGCACGCTCTCTCAATCAGGAACAGCATCTGGACTGGCACGCTTCGGTCACGATACGCATTGCTATTTTAGATATGAATAACGGCCTGCGCAATCTAGGCATTCGCAATATCAAACGTATTATTGATAATTTTACGTATTACGTCCGGGTCAACGGTTATGCGGTCGATTTTCAGATTGATCATTTTCATGTGCGCGATCGCAATGAAGTGCCCGAAAACGGGTACGACATTTATATTTCCAGCGGCGGCCCGGGAAGCCCTCTCGAAGAGACGACAACCGACTGGGAAGAAAAGTTTTCGAAACTTTTAGATCAAATATTAGAGCACAACCTTTCGCACGAAAACAAGCAGTACTTTTTCGGTATTTGCCATTCGTTTCAACTCATGGCCAAAAAATTTGAAGTAGGATATATCAGTCAGCGCGATAAACGTAACCTGGGCATCGTTCCCATTTTTCGCTCCGAAGAAGGTCGGCAGGATTATTTATTCGAAGGACTTCAGGACAAGTTTTATGCTTTTGATAATCGCGACTGGCAAGTAACCGAACCCGATGCGCAGCGGCTAAAAAACATGAATGCCCTCATTTTGTCCTTTGAAGGATCGGAATCGCATGCCGGTAAAGCGATCACAGGTATTCGCTATTCGGATGAAATGGAGTCCGTACAATTTCATCCCGAGGCTGAAAAGAGTGCCATTTTAATGCGGTTTACCGATCCGGACGAAAAATCACACATCATCGAAGTGTTGGGTGATAAAGCGTATGAAGAATTTATCCAATCTGTTCTCAATCCTAATAAACTTTTGCGTACGTACAAAGCCATACTTCCGGGATTCCTTCGCCGCTCTTTTAACGGCTTGATGAATTATTACGAATTGCCGCACTTGCAAAAACCGATAGCGTAG